The Gossypium arboreum isolate Shixiya-1 chromosome 4, ASM2569848v2, whole genome shotgun sequence DNA segment ctcataacacatttagagagtTTTATGTTTACGTTTTGAAAGTTCTTTGTTTTGgggatttagtttttatcttcatcttttgtactcttcgttcttttgccattatagtaaaattatctttgcctgtggttttttattggaggggtttttctacgttaaatttgtgtgttcaatttctcaatttattccgctattttttttaCTTCTTACTTAATTGGATCGATCCtaataattggtatcagagctagtttaatttttatagatCAACCCGTTCAGAGATGACAGCaataaggtttgaaattgagaagtttgatggcgagacaaatttcaatctatggcaagtttggatgatggcaattctagttcaaacaggcttgaaaaaggttgttaccgggaaaaagcctgagaatctaaatcaaacagaatgggaagagcttgatgaaaaggcatTGTCTACAATCTagttgtgcctcgcgaatacgGTATTGTAGGAGGTATTGATGAAGAAGACATCATCCGCATTATGGAAaatgttagaaactctttatgcgactaagtctttggctaaccgtttagtgttgaaacaacgtctatttatgtTTCGCATGAgcgaaggtgagcttcttagagatcacatcagtcaattcattactctttaaaatgatttaaagaacgttgaggttcatattgactaTGAAGATTATGCTATACTATTATTGTGCTATTTACCcatttcatacaagtctttcaatgagaccctgatttatggcagagacaaactcttgtTCGacgatgtgaagggtcatttgttgagtagagacaaactcgacaatgagtttggtttggatagcaaggcagataggcaagcttccgttttggtagcattaaataaacgagacaaaaggtgtcgctattgtaaaaagttaggtcacgtcaaagcagattgttataaactgtgaaataaaaaagccgctgagagtaacgaggaagatgtagctggtgctaatttggccgatgaaggtggtgatgatttcttgttagtgtcaacgagtgataactccaagctcacgtccgaATAGATTCTAGATTCGAGATGTTCTTtctacatgtgtcccaatagagaatggttctccacatacagttcggttgAAGATAGAGTTGTGCGTATGGGAAACAATTCAtccagtaaggtaattggtattggtactgttaaaattaggatacacaatgggacgattaggacactctcaaatgtcaggtatgtacctgatttacgaaagaatctcatctccttgagtagtttagacttgaaaggatgcaaaatcaacatcgagtcgagtgGTATTAAAGTATCttgtggagctctcgttttgttaaaaggtaaaagaaccgacaGTCTATATATTCTGGAAGGATCTACAGTGACTGGTGAAATCGGACGTCTCTCGTCCATTATGGCGTCGAAGTCAACTCATTTGGAGcgaaggcaacttggtcataggagggaaaaaggtatgaccatttcgttgaagagaggttctcttttggatgccgattttgaaaagttagggcactgtgttcgtgaaaagcAGActtgggttagttttgatttggtggtgcacaagtcgaaggctagaagtcttctagcttctaagcacaaattcgactcagttaatttcctgcatagttcaagataggcccgtggcgggctttggcaaagatggcgttgaaAGAATTCGTGTCAATGTGAagattgttagagttgtgtgacccaaattctaagagattgcttgcaagtcaagttaaacaaaaatatattttctttttagaagatttagtatttattagtataatatatttagcatttattagcatagtttatttgacttgataatttagcctataaataggctcttttacagcattagaaaacacacccattagatattagaactcataacacatttagagaattttgtgtttacgttttgagggttcctTGTTTTCGGGTTTTTGGGATTTAGTTTTCATCTCCattttttgtactcttcgttcttttgccattatagtaaaattatctttgcctgtggttttttatcctctttggaggtgtttttccatgttaaatttgtgtgttcaatttctcaatttttcccctatttttttttacttgttgcttaatcgggtcaatCCTAATAGGTGCAAAACCAAGCAAAGATTAATTAATTAGAGTCTAGAGATAATAATTTGTTAAAACTATCATCgtgtttattaaataattattcagGTGTTTATAGATAtccattattaattaaatttcatacttagattaattataaaaaaacttTTAAACTAATGTTGTTTATTAAATTAATACTCAAATATAATTTTAGAattatttaatgaaaattatttttcagTTAAGAAAATATTTATGTTGTGTTTGTTTTACTAAAgataatttttgaaaatgatttttaaaaaattatctaaTAATGAAAGTTATTTTACACAAATTTATTCAATCACCATAAAatattgatttttcaaaatcgTTTTTTAGAAGCAATTTTCATGAAACAAATAAAtcttaaatagaaaatttaattttttccctAAGTGGGAGAGTTAGAGAGGTGCTTGTTAGAGGATTTATAAGAGAAAAGCTTGACTCTTATACGTGTCTAATTCCATTTATTAAATGAGCTGGTTGGGCTTATGAGAAATAAATATCTTAATCAGAGTTGGCTACGTTAAACTCGATACTCATGAGTGTTGAGGCCTTGAGcattaaatttcaaatcattttcTTTTTGACAATCAAGACACAAATTCTATGATGATTTGACTGTGCAATAATCTCAACACCCATAATTGTTAAGGTactagtaaaaaaaaattaagaattaacatttaagtatatatatatatatatatatatatatatatttaagattTTATTGTGTTGCTTCAAAAAAAAAGAGTTTATTGTGTTAGGAGCAAGTTTAGACTCTTGATCATCattcatttaaaattttctttttgagttttaattttgaattgaaaataaatactACATGTAGAGGCGGAGTTAAGGGTGCAAGCAAGGGTCTTGGCActtcaaatttcaatttagtcattttataaataaaaaacttATAAATTCATATATGATAAATTGGTACTTTGGCCCTCTTAAAATGAAAAGTTTTCAATTCAGTCCTCTTATAAGtaaagaaattataaattaatatatatagtaaaatttcACTTTAGCCtccctaaaaataaaaaaaattgtatttaatccttcaaaatgatgaaattataaattaatacataataaatttatattttgatgaaaaattatatttaaattcctACTCCTACTAAAAGAATTTCTAAATCCCCTTAGCCTATATGATGCATCTATAATAAACTCATAGTATCAAATGACTATTTTACGTGGTTGTCCGTCTCAACAATGTGCCTTATCATTATACTTAACactttttatactattttttagaaaaataataattacctaattttctaaataatctaaaaattataTACTGCTCTAGATAATTTTTGGTTTCATATATTCGTAaaagaataattaaaaagaaaaaaagggaggGGAGGAACAAAAGAATTTAAAGCAGAAAAGCTCTTTTTTTGGGGGGAACCGGGGGGGGGGGGGTTGTTTTTCTACTGTTCTGTTATTGAACATGAAGTGCTGTTGTAACTTGTAACCTTATTTCACACATTGTTTCCAACGGTGCATTTACCTCTCTCTTTTTATGTCCTGTGTTGCCTCAACTCAGATGCTTTTATGCAACCctattggattttttttttttttgtgtgtgaaaGAGGATAGCAAGGACGTCATTTAGGTGTAGGTTCAGTTTCAATGCTTCTAGCCTTCTTCCTTCTTCAATGAAATCCATCTCTATTAAAAAGTTAAAAACACTTTTTCATATCTCTTTGCACCAACTCAGCTGATGATAATATATAGGTAGCTAGGCCTGGCCTCCCCGGGTCACCAGCAATACTGGAATTCATTCAATTCTATATACAACAATGGGTTTATTAAACTAAATCCAAATCCCATCCCATGAAGATAAATTACACGATCTCCTTTCTCTGCAGCTCGTTAAGGTGGCAATGGCATAGGGAGGGTGAAACAGTAGGGTGAGCCCCAACTCTCACTTTATATGTTACTAGCCACctctatttttaattatttttcaaacaaATACTGCAGAGAGAACAGACTACTACTTTACGTGAGCTACATAGATCCAGGTTTCTGGGACCAGATGGAGACCTATGATTCCGCATTTGCATTTTTTGTTTATTTCGTCTTCTAATTAACCGACAACACTCTCTCTCACCTTTAGTTTCATCTCTCTTCTCCCTTTAAATTCAGACATCAACATACCAAAGTATAGACAAGAAAGGATACCCTTTGCTTTCAGTCTCACACACATTCATTCCTCCATTGATGTTGGTAGTGGTCCATAGATTCCCAATATATAAGGAGTTCATCTTTAAGAAAACTACTGATGAAAAATGGAATGGAATGGCACCTTATCCTTTGTTCCTGGACAACCCCCTTCTCTTACTTCCCTTTACAACTATAACTATGATCAATATTTTCCAGGTTTAGCCATTAACCCCCTCGCTCAAATCACCTATCTGTTTTTCTTTATTtgattatatgtatatgtatggatgtatgtattgctgtttttctcctttcttttaggTATGGAGATGATGAATGTAGGATTAGCAGAGGCAGCAGCtatggagaagaagaagaagaagaagaagatatacATGAATAATGAAGAGAAGAAGAAGCGTTTGACAAATGAGCAGTTGGAGTGGTTGGAGATGAGTTTCCAAGAAGACATAAAGTTGGATCCTCGGAGGAAAATGAAGCTTTCCAGGGAGCTTGGACTCCAACCAAGACAAATCGCTGTCTGGTTCCAAAACAGGCGTGCTCGTTGGAAAGCTAAGGAGCTTGAGCGCTTATGCAATGCGCTTCAACATCACCTCCATCTTGTCTCCAAGGAGACCCAAAAGCTTCAACATGAGGTCTACTCACTGCCACTGGGATCAATCTTCAAAACCCTGCATATTTCATGCACATTTTTCATTCATATGCCATATGCATTCCAAATCATTTCAACTCTGTCTTGGGACTTATTTTATGACAACTCATTTATAAAATGACATGTACAACATAAATACTACTATATTTTTCTCTTACTTGCCAAATATAAGATTTGCTTAAATGAGCCCCTAATGCAGGTCTCGAAATTGAAAGCCATGCTAAGGGAACAACCAACAAGAAACCAAGTCTCCACAGGTTACACGGAAATCTCCGGGGAAGAGACCATCGAAAGCACCTTGATTCATTGCTCTAACAAATATATGGTTGTCCCAAACAACCATCATCCGATCGCTGATCAATGCAGCTATCTTTTCAATGTAGACAAGAATAACCCAAACCCAGTAGGTTCAACCTACTGGGGTGAGCAGCTGCCTACTAATCCCTAATGAACTCCTATCTTCTTAATAGAGTTTGTTAATTTAGCAGTTAGCACAAGTTACCTCTTAGAGCTAGCTTAATTAAAACAGTTTTAGTAAAATGAAGAAGAGGTTCATCTCAATTTTGAGGACTTTTGTTGGAGAGTTTGCTACAACAAAAAGATGTATTTTACTTCATCACGTGACAACAGTGCAATTCCAAGCTCTCTCAAAACACTGAATTAATGGCACAGGATAAACAC contains these protein-coding regions:
- the LOC108459115 gene encoding putative homeobox-leucine zipper protein ATHB-51 — protein: MEWNGTLSFVPGQPPSLTSLYNYNYDQYFPGMEMMNVGLAEAAAMEKKKKKKKIYMNNEEKKKRLTNEQLEWLEMSFQEDIKLDPRRKMKLSRELGLQPRQIAVWFQNRRARWKAKELERLCNALQHHLHLVSKETQKLQHEVSKLKAMLREQPTRNQVSTGYTEISGEETIESTLIHCSNKYMVVPNNHHPIADQCSYLFNVDKNNPNPVGSTYWGEQLPTNP